Proteins from one Streptomyces sp. NBC_00289 genomic window:
- a CDS encoding alpha-L-fucosidase has protein sequence MLMPVDRRHFMTTAAALGGAVLLAPPGTAQALTSGATSGAPGIPDYQATKASLDTHPVPRWYKDAKFGIFVHWGVYSVIGGATPRSASEWYLWYQSTKDTAEWKYHRETYGEDVTYDDLIPRFKAEKYDPDAWVRLFEQAGAEYFALTSKHHDGFALFPSKVTDRHSVAYGPKRDLVGELMTAARRRGTVRPGLYYSLGEYFNPAIGRPMRNFYTDKEIPMTGYKPVKDYVGDYELQQLYEIIDRYDPELLWADGQWFRPTDNPPWRSEEPMAHYYNRAKNRKHPKGVVINDRFDTHFDFATYEQRTNPTMDPQKWECCMTMGYSWGYNKHEPDEDYKTSEFLIHLLADVVSKNGNLLLNIGPRPDGTIPAIMQERLRDIGAWLKVNGPAIYGSTPWVRAEEEGSPLGIRYTVSPGTFNIIVLGRPDGTLSVPGDIPVGATSRIRLLGTGGNLRWTRRDGRIDITVPSTLPSDIANVFTVEWAR, from the coding sequence ATGTTGATGCCCGTCGACCGCAGACACTTCATGACCACCGCTGCCGCCCTCGGTGGCGCGGTGCTGCTCGCCCCGCCCGGCACCGCCCAGGCGCTCACCTCGGGTGCCACGTCCGGAGCCCCGGGCATTCCCGACTACCAGGCCACCAAGGCATCCCTCGACACCCACCCGGTGCCGCGCTGGTACAAGGACGCCAAGTTCGGCATCTTCGTCCACTGGGGCGTCTACTCGGTGATCGGCGGCGCGACGCCGAGAAGCGCCTCCGAGTGGTACCTGTGGTACCAGAGCACCAAGGACACCGCCGAGTGGAAGTACCACCGCGAGACCTACGGCGAGGACGTCACCTACGACGACCTCATCCCGCGGTTCAAGGCCGAGAAGTACGACCCCGACGCCTGGGTGCGGCTGTTCGAGCAGGCGGGCGCCGAGTACTTCGCACTGACCAGCAAGCACCACGACGGATTCGCCCTGTTTCCCAGCAAGGTGACGGACCGCCACTCCGTCGCGTACGGCCCGAAGCGTGACCTCGTCGGCGAGCTGATGACGGCGGCGCGCAGACGCGGCACCGTGCGGCCCGGCCTTTACTACTCGCTCGGCGAGTACTTCAACCCGGCGATCGGCCGGCCGATGCGCAACTTCTACACCGACAAGGAGATCCCGATGACCGGCTACAAGCCGGTCAAGGACTACGTCGGTGACTACGAACTCCAGCAGCTGTACGAGATCATCGACCGCTACGACCCGGAACTGCTGTGGGCGGACGGACAGTGGTTCCGGCCCACGGACAACCCTCCGTGGCGCAGTGAGGAACCCATGGCCCACTACTACAACCGGGCCAAGAACCGTAAGCACCCCAAGGGTGTGGTGATCAACGACCGGTTCGACACCCACTTCGACTTCGCCACGTACGAGCAGCGCACCAACCCCACGATGGACCCGCAGAAGTGGGAGTGCTGCATGACCATGGGCTACTCCTGGGGCTACAACAAGCACGAGCCGGACGAGGACTACAAGACCTCGGAGTTCCTGATCCACCTGCTCGCCGACGTGGTCAGCAAGAACGGCAACCTGCTGCTCAACATCGGCCCCAGGCCGGACGGCACGATCCCCGCCATCATGCAGGAGCGGCTGCGGGACATCGGCGCCTGGCTGAAGGTCAACGGCCCGGCGATCTACGGTTCGACGCCCTGGGTGCGGGCCGAGGAGGAGGGCAGCCCGCTCGGCATCCGGTACACCGTCTCCCCGGGCACGTTCAACATCATCGTGCTGGGCAGACCCGACGGAACCCTCTCGGTGCCCGGCGACATCCCCGTCGGCGCCACCTCACGCATACGACTGCTCGGCACCGGCGGCAACCTGCGGTGGACCCGCCGTGACGGAAGGATCGACATCACCGTGCCGTCCACCCTGCCGAGCGACATCGCCAACGTCTTCACCGTCGAATGGGCCAGGTGA